From Anopheles arabiensis isolate DONGOLA chromosome 3, AaraD3, whole genome shotgun sequence, a single genomic window includes:
- the LOC120902737 gene encoding uncharacterized protein LOC120902737 yields MKGGISLLKVCTFILCVVSVAGVRIMFENFEQLSGFEETLFDLRVRKYNRTMSVLNGSVIIPHPINDTTEFSLDLFHSRLGNQQFNHYPMKLPSCGCCSFIDNLHTNYAKQIARIQNIPAKGECPFSARSINFIDYAFPEDAVPLVMPRGLWKALVTGRRNQVDKMSYYFLIKADDL; encoded by the exons ATGAAGGGCGGTATCAGTTTATTAAAAGTGTGTACCTTTATACTGTGCGTCGTTTCTGTGGCTGGCGTTAGGATAATGTTTGAAAACTTCGAGCAACTGTCCGGATTCGAGGAAACACTGTTTGATTTGCGCGTGCGCAAGTACAACCGTACGATGAGTGTGCTGAACGGTTCGGTCATCATTCCTCATCCGATCAATGATACCACGGAG TTCTCGTTGGATCTCTTTCACAGTCGACTAGGAAACCAGCAGTTCAACCACTACCCAATGAAGCTACCATCGTGTGGTTGCTGTAGCTTCATCGACAACTTGCATACTAACTATGCGAAACAGATTGCACGGATACAGAATATACCAGCAAAGGGTGAATGTCCGTTCTCGGCCAGGTCAATAAACTTCATTGACTACGCGTTTCCGGAGGATGCGGTACCGTTGGTGATGCCGCGAGGACTTTGGAAGGCACTGGTAACGGGGCGAAGAAATCAAGTGGATAAAATGTCCTactattttcttattaaagcTGATGATCTTTAA
- the LOC120903217 gene encoding uncharacterized protein LOC120903217: protein MFRFVVLVVVLQSSLPYYRQHAVGVKLSIDSFEQTLGQDILWMDLRVRKYNRTSTVINGTIHIYQEGINDYKFRLDIFYSRLGNQQFNHMPIKLPTAGICDFITNLHNNYAEIAKFVVNFPKRGECPIKIREMYIFDTETPNELVPQGVIKIGLWKGLVRCYLHAKEVINYSFVLKAIED, encoded by the exons ATGTTTCGCTTCGTGGTGCTGGTTGTGGTACTTCAAAGCTCGCTACCATATTATCGCCAACATGCAGTTGGTGTAAAATTGTCTATTGATAGTTTTGAGCAAACGCTCGGACAAGATATCCTGTGGATGGACCTGCGGGTGAGAAAGTACAACCGTACGTCAACTGTCATCAATGGTACCATTCATATATACCAGGAAGGCATCAATGACTATAAG TTTCGACTGGACATTTTCTACAGCCGGCTTGGTAATCAGCAGTTCAACCATATGCCAATTAAACTTCCCACCGCGGGAATATGCGATTTTATAACCAATCTCCACAACAATTACGCTGAAATTGCTAAGTTTGTGGTGAACTTCCCGAAAAGAGGGGAATGTCCAATCAAAATACGCGAAATGTACATCTTTGATACCGAAACTCCTAACGAATTGGTACCGCAAGGAGTAATCAAGATTGGTTTGTGGAAAGGATTGGTTCGATGTTACCTTCATGCCAAAGAGGTTATTAACTATTCTTTTGTTCTTAAAGCTATCGAAGACTAA
- the LOC120903076 gene encoding uncharacterized protein LOC120903076 → MARFVFVLIVLHFTYYQQTGGIHVLLERFEQSLGQDVMWMDLRVRKYNRTATVINGTVHLYQPASNDWQFRLDVFYSRLGNQQFNHLPLKLPTAGTCSFWDNLHAAYPEYMRIFVNVPEQGICPITPREVMLLDVEFPNEAVPKTLINIGLYKAIIRGYYERREIISYMLVLKAIEN, encoded by the exons ATGGCTCGATTCGTATTTGTGTTGATTGTTCTGCATTTTACCTACTACCAACAAACGGGTGGTATACACGTACTGTTGGAAAGGTTTGAACAATCACTTGGACAAGACGTCATGTGGATGGACCTGCGGGTGAGAAAATATAACCGAACCGCAACTGTTATAAATGGGACTGTACATTTATATCAACCAGCTTCCAATGATTGGCAA TTTCGTCTGGATGTTTTTTACAGCCGCCTCGGTAACCAGCAATTCAATCACCTGCCGCTTAAACTGCCTACAGCCGGCACGTGTAGTTTTTGGGATAATTTACATGCAGCCTATCCGGAGTATATGAGGATATTCGTGAATGTACCAGAGCAAGGAATTTGTCCGATCACTCCGCGAGAAGTAATGTTGTTGGACGTTGAATTTCCCAATGAGGCGGTACCTAAAACGCTAATTAATATAGGATTATATAAGGCGATAATTCGGGGTTACTACGAACGAAGGGAGATTATTAGTTACATGCTTGTTTTAAAAGCAATCGAAAATtaa
- the LOC120903861 gene encoding uncharacterized protein LOC120903861, whose product MARFVFVLILVNFTNYQQTRGIQVIFDRFEQSVGQDIMWMDLRVRKYNRTMTTLNGTVYLYQEASDDFQFQLDIFYSRLGNQQFNHVPVKLPSAGTCSFLDNMHAAYPQHMKLIGNVPEQGKCPITPRQMILLDREFPNDVVPKAMVRQGLYKALIRGYQGQREIMNYAFVLKAIDN is encoded by the exons ATGGctcgttttgtgtttgtattgattttaGTTAATTTCACCAACTACCAACAAACGCGCGGTATTCAAGTGATTTTCGACAGATTTGAACAATCCGTCGGACAAGATATCATGTGGATGGACCTGCGGGTGAGAAAATATAACCGTACCATGACTACTCTAAACGGCACTGTGTATTTATATCAGGAAGCTTCCGATGACTTTCAG TTTCAGCTGGACATTTTCTACAGCCGGCTCGGTAATCAACAATTCAATCATGTACCGGTAAAGCTGCCTTCAGCCGGCACATGCAGTTTTTTGGATAATATGCATGCAGCCTATCCTCAGCACATGAAGCTTATTGGGAACGTACCGGAGCAAGGAAAGTGTCCAATCACACCACGACAGATGATATTGCTTGATAGAGAATTTCCTAACGACGTGGTGCCGAAAGCTATGGTTAGGCAAGGTTTGTATAAAGCGTTAATTCGTGGCTACCAAGGACAAAGAGAGATTATGAACTATGCGTTCGTTTTAAAGGCCATCGACAATTAA
- the LOC120903112 gene encoding uncharacterized protein LOC120903112 has translation MLKVTLYTLCILSATESLKVVFENFKQLTGHDIVECDIRVRKFNRTMTVLNGSFILQTWINDSIELSVDLFHSRLGNQQFNHYPMKLPSCGCCSFFDNLQTTYGKQTKTISNLPAIGECPISPRTVDLIDFAFPQEVVSQVMPRGLWKALVTARQNGKVVVTYYFLVKGYDDF, from the exons ATGTTGAAAGTGACCCTCTACACCTTGTGCATCCTTTCGGCGACCGAAAGTTTGAAGGTAGTGTTTGAGAACTTCAAGCAACTTACTGGGCACGATATAGTAGAGTGTGATATTCGTGTGCGCAAATTCAACCGCACAATGACGGTGCTGAACGGATCGTTCATCCTTCAGACTTGGATAAACGACTCCATCGAG CTCTCTGTAGATCTCTTTCATAGTCGGCTTGGTAATCAGCAATTCAATCACTACCCAATGAAGCTACCGTCGTGCGGTTGCTGTAGCTTTTTCGACAACCTGCAAACGACCTACGGAAAGCAGACAAAAACGATATCCAACCTGCCGGCAATAGGCGAGTGTCCGATCTCGCCCCGCACGGTCGATCTGATCGATTTTGCCTTCCCGCAAGAGGTCGTGTCACAGGTGATGCCGAGAGGGCTTTGGAAAGCGCTGGTAACCGCCCGGCAGAATGGGAAGGTAGTGGTGACGTACTATTTTCTCGTGAAAGGGTACGATGATTTTTAA
- the LOC120903544 gene encoding uncharacterized protein LOC120903544 encodes MRFLWMAIALQLCSTYVVCIKVTFESFEQTNGEDILLCNLRVRKFNRTATVLNGTIHLFREARNDVQFKVDMFYSRLGNQQYNHLPMKLPSSGVCDFINNLYTVFEEFTEMITNLPNKDECPISVRDMHLLDQEFPSNIWPRSMHRPGLWRLDISGKLNNKPQVEFNIGLKVTND; translated from the exons ATGAGATTCTTATGGATGGCAATAGCTTTGCAACTATGCAGCACATACGTGGTTTGTATTAAAGTTACGTTCGAGAGCTTTGAGCAAACCAACGGTGAGGATATACTGCTATGCAATCTCAGGGTACGAAAATTTAACCGAACGGCGACAGTCTTGAATGGTACGATACACTTGTTCCGGGAAGCTCGCAACGATGTGCAG TTTAAGGTGGATATGTTCTATAGCCGGCTGGGCAATCAACAGTACAACCATCTGCCGATGAAGCTACCGTCCTctggtgtgtgtgattttataAACAATCTGTACACAGTGTTTGAGGAATTTACTGAAATGATCACGAATTTACCCAACAAAGACGAGTGTCCGATCAGTGTTAGGGATATGCACTTGTTGGATCAGGAGTTCCCGTCTAACATTTGGCCCAGGTCAATGCACAGGCCGGGCCTGTGGAGGCTAGATATAAGTGGGAAGCTAAACAACAAGCCGCAAGTTGAGTTTAACATTGGTCTGAAGGTGACGAATGATTGA
- the LOC120902739 gene encoding uncharacterized protein LOC120902739, with product MFHLLAVTIVLMLTLFCHETVGVSLSIDSFEQTLGQDIMEMDLRVRKFNRTSTVINGTIHLRQEATNALQFNLDIFYSRLGNQQFNHMPLKLPTAGACDFVDNLKRNYPEHIRNVFNLPEIGECPISPRDVYILDAEFPNEAIPPAIAREGLWKAVMRCFIKGKERVTYAITLKGS from the exons ATGTTTCACTTGTTGGCAGTGACAATTGTTTTAATGCTTACACTTTTCTGTCACGAAACAGTTGGTGTAAGCTTGTCTATTGATAGCTTTGAGCAAACGCTCGGGCAGGATATCATGGAGATGGACCTGCGGGTAAGAAAGTTCAATCGTACGTCAACTGTCATCAACGGTACAATTCATCTGCGCCAGGAAGCCACTAACGCCTTACAG TTCAATCTAGACATTTTCTACAGCCGGCTCGGTAATCAGCAGTTCAACCATATGCCACTGAAGCTACCAACAGCGGGCGCTTGCGATTTTGTGGACAACTTGAAGCGAAACTATCCGGAGCATATACGAAACGTGTTCAATTTGCCAGAGATAGGCGAGTGCCCTATCTCACCGCGAGATGTATACATATTGGATGCCGAATTTCCTAACGAAGCGATACCGCCAGCGATCGCAAGGGAAGGCTTGTGGAAGGCAGTAATGCGCTGCTTCATCAAAGGGAAGGAGAGGGTCACGTATGCTATCACGTTGAAAGGAAGCTAG
- the LOC120903024 gene encoding uncharacterized protein LOC120903024, giving the protein MLNIWAVLVISAVPLLALQIDYERAEQLSGFDMINTTLRVRKYNRTTKVLNGTTASTTILNNSFLISTDIFHSPLGNQQFNHYPMKLPSKPLCDFLDMIYAEYSDCLENIYNLPERGTCPILPLEVHTIDKVFPAKSIPPFVPKGLWKAFIIFTLNDEEVVRLMWMIKVSNDFA; this is encoded by the exons ATGTTAAACATTTGGGCAGTACTTGTCATCAGTGCAGTTCCACTGCTGGCTTTACAGATCGATTACGAGCGCGCTGAACAACTGTCCGGATTTGATATGATAAACACTACGCTTCGGGTTCGCAAGTACAACCGTACGACGAAGGTACTCAACGGAACGACCGCATCGACGACGATTCTCAACAACAGTTTTCTG ATATCCACCGACATTTTTCACAGCCCACTGGGAAACCAGCAGTTCAATCACTACCCGATGAAACTGCCCTCCAAGCCGCTGTGTGATTTTCTCGACATGATTTACGCGGAGTATAGCGATTGTTTGGAGAATATTTACAACCTGCCGGAACGCGGCACCTGCCCAATACTGCCGCTGGAGGTGCATACCATCGATAAGGTTTTTCCCGCCAAATCGATCCCACCGTTCGTGCCCAAAGGGCTTTGGAAGGCTTTCATCATTTTCACGCTGAATGATGAAGAGGTGGTACGCCTTATGTGGATGATAAAGGTTAGCAATGATTTTGCTTGA
- the LOC120899521 gene encoding uncharacterized protein LOC120899521: MAKTWFLLGLLFLLLARLLGIQIDFERTEQLTGFDVYGSTLRVRKYNRTTIVLNGTFTSKIVLDNNYAVSTQLFHSPLGNQQFNHYPMKLPTHQLRDFRRYVP, encoded by the exons ATGGCGAAGACTTGGTTCCTTCTCGGACTGCTTTTCCTGCTGCTTGCACGTCTCCTGGGTATTCAAATTGATTTCGAACGCACGGAACAGTTGACAGGGTTCGACGTGTACGGCAGTACGCTTCGTGTACGCAAATACAATCGTACCACGATCGTTCTGAACGGAACCTTTACCTCGAAGATTGTTCTGGACAACAACTACGCG GTTTCGACACAACTTTTCCACAGTCCGCTCGGCAATCAACAGTTTAACCACTATCCGATGAAGCTGCCAACGCACCAGTTGCGCGATTTTCGTCGATATGTTCCATGA
- the LOC120903446 gene encoding uncharacterized protein LOC120903446, which translates to MWILLLSFLLTAICLHGMQIDFERFEQMSGFNLYNSSLRVRKYNRTLVTLNGTLEIVAPLNKTIVVSTDFFHSSRGNQQYNHHPAKFPTRDVCDFMSNFYEGYNEHVEDMINMPKRGECPITPRMIYVVNKIFPAKAVPHFFRPGLWKIYIINKIKNVEVSRFEMVFNVKSDFLT; encoded by the exons ATGTGGATCCTTTTATTGTCCTTTCTGCTCACTGCTATTTGCCTACATGGAATGCAAATTGATTTCGAACgattcgagcaaatgtcaggGTTTAATTTGTACAACAGTTCACTACGCGTCCGTAAGTATAATCGAACGCTGGTAACGCTCAACGGTACGCTGGAGATAGTGGCACCACTGAACAAAACAATTGTG GTCTCGACGGACTTCTTTCACAGCAGCCGCGGCAATCAGCAGTATAATCACCATCCAGCCAAGTTTCCTACCCGTGACGTGTGCGACTTTATGTCCAACTTTTACGAAGGCTACAATGAGCACGTCGAGGATATGATCAACATGCCGAAAAGGGGCGAATGTCCCATTACACCACGCATGATCTACGTCGTGAATAAGATTTTCCCGGCCAAAGCGGTACCGCACTTTTTTCGTCCAGGTCTGTGGAAGATTTACATcataaataagataaaaaatgTCGAGGTATCTCGGTTCGAGATGGTCTTTAATGTTAAAAGTGATTTCTTAACATAG
- the LOC120903233 gene encoding uncharacterized protein LOC120903233, which translates to MVTLNGTLQVVVPLNKSFMISTDFFHSSRGNQQFNHYPVKLPTRHVCEFMDNFYADYSEHVKDMINMPERGECPIRPRTIYVVNKPFPKEAVPPFFPPGLWKVHLINSVQNVEIVRFEIIAKVNNDLL; encoded by the exons ATGGTTACGCTTAACGGTACGCTGCAGGTGGTGGTACCACTGAACAAAAGCTTCATG ATATCGACGGACTTCTTTCATAGCAGTCGCGGTAACCAACAGTTTAATCACTATCCAGTAAAGCTACCCACTCGCCATGTCTGCGAGTTTATGGACAACTTCTATGCCGACTATAGCGAGCATGTGAAGGACATGATCAACATGCCGGAAAGGGGCGAGTGTCCGATTCGACCACGCACTATATACGTAGTTAATAAGCCATTTCCCAAAGAAGCCGTTCCTCCATTTTTCCCGCCAGGGCTGTGGAAGGTACATCTCATCAATTCGGTACAGAACGTCGAGATTGTAAGGTTTGAAATTATCGCCAAGGTCAACAACGATTTGCTCTAG
- the LOC120902702 gene encoding uncharacterized protein LOC120902702 has protein sequence MLSVLFSLLLFVSVTLQLMQIDFERLEQLAGFDIYNSSLRVRKYNRTAVVINGTIELMVPLNESVMVTSDLFHSSRGNQQFNHYPVKFPTQNVCEFLENFYTDYSEYVDDLDNLPAKGECPIKPCKIDILNKPFPAKAVPPFFPSGLWKAQLKLTMNDVEIARFELIIKARQDLGI, from the exons ATGTTGAGCGTACTGTTCTcattgctgctgtttgtttcaGTTACGCTGCAACTAATGCAAATCGACTTCGAACGATTAGAGCAACTGGCAGGATTCGATATCTACAACAGTTCCCTTCGTGTTCGTAAGTACAATCGAACGGCGGTAGTAATCAATGGTACAATAGAGCTGATGGTACCGCTTAACGAAAGCGTTATG GTAACGTCCGATCTCTTCCATAGCAGCCGTGGCAATCAGCAGTTCAATCACTATCCAGTAAAGTTTCCTACCCAGAACGTGTGCGagtttttggaaaacttttaTACAGACTACAGCGAGTATGTCGACGATTTGGATAACCTACCGGCGAAGGGCGAATGTCCGATTAAACCTTGCAAAATCGACATACTCAACAAACCGTTTCCAGCCAAAGCGGTACctccatttttcccatcagGACTATGGAAGGCACAACTCAAACTGACGATGAACGACGTTGAGATTGCACGGTTTGAGCTGATCATCAAAGCTAGGCAAGATCTCGGAATCTGA
- the LOC120902729 gene encoding uncharacterized protein LOC120902729 isoform X1: MLIVLFSFLLSVSITLQVMQIDFERLEQLAGFDIYNSSLRVRKYNRTAVALNGTIHLLVPLNESIMVTSDFFHSRLSNQQFNHYPVKFPTQQVCKFLENFYTDYSEYVDDFENLPAKGECPIKPCKIDILNKPFPAKAVPPFFPS, translated from the exons ATGTTGATCGTACTGTTCTCATTTCTACTGTCTGTTTCTATTACACTGCAAGTAATGCAAATCGATTTCGAACGATTAGAGCAACTGGCAGGATTCGATATATACAACAGTTCCCTTCGTGTTCGTAAGTACAATCGAACGGCGGTTGCACTCAACGGTACAATACATCTGTTGGTACCACTTAATGAAAGCATCATG GTAACGTCAGATTTCTTCCATAGCAGGCTTAGCAATCAGCAGTTCAATCACTATCCAGTAAAGTTTCCTACCCAACAGGTGTGCAagtttttggaaaacttttaTACAGACTACAGCGAGTATGTTGACGATTTTGAGAACCTACCGGCGAAGGGCGAATGTCCGATTAAACCTTGCAAAATCGACATACTCAACAAACCGTTTCCAGCCAAAGCGGTACCTCCATTTTTCCCATCGTAA
- the LOC120902729 gene encoding uncharacterized protein LOC120902729 isoform X2, giving the protein MLIVLFSFLLSVSITLQVMQIDFERLEQLAGFDIYNSSLRVRKYNRTAVALNGTIHLLVPLNESIMVCKFLENFYTDYSEYVDDFENLPAKGECPIKPCKIDILNKPFPAKAVPPFFPS; this is encoded by the exons ATGTTGATCGTACTGTTCTCATTTCTACTGTCTGTTTCTATTACACTGCAAGTAATGCAAATCGATTTCGAACGATTAGAGCAACTGGCAGGATTCGATATATACAACAGTTCCCTTCGTGTTCGTAAGTACAATCGAACGGCGGTTGCACTCAACGGTACAATACATCTGTTGGTACCACTTAATGAAAGCATCATG GTGTGCAagtttttggaaaacttttaTACAGACTACAGCGAGTATGTTGACGATTTTGAGAACCTACCGGCGAAGGGCGAATGTCCGATTAAACCTTGCAAAATCGACATACTCAACAAACCGTTTCCAGCCAAAGCGGTACCTCCATTTTTCCCATCGTAA
- the LOC120903831 gene encoding uncharacterized protein LOC120903831, translating to MQTDFERFEQFSGYEVFNTSLRVRKYNRTTITLNGTIHLTVPLNESVMIRFDLFHSSRGNQQFNHYPVKFPNQPVCEFIDNFYADYSKYVDDMINLPRKGECPIAPRIIYVLNKPFPSKAVPPFFPSGLWKTQILITLNDVEIARFELITKTWNDFGI from the exons ATGCAAACTGATTTCGAACGATTCGAACAATTTTCAGGATACGAAGTCTTCAACACTTCTCTTCGCGTTCGTAAGTACAATCGAACAACGATAACACTCAACGGTACAATACATCTAACGGTACCACTTAACGAAAGCGTTATG ATACGGTTCGATCTCTTCCATAGCAGTCGTGGCAATCAGCAGTTCAATCACTATCCAGTAAAATTCCCCAATCAGCCCGTGTGCGAGTTTATAGATAACTTTTACGCAGACTACAGCAAATATGTCGACGATATGATTAACCTACCGAGGAAGGGCGAGTGCCCGATTGCACCGCGCATTATATACGTGCTCAACAAACCGTTTCCGAGCAAAGCAGTACCTCCATTTTTCCCATCGGGACTGTGGAAAACGCAAATCCTCATCACACTGAACGACGTTGAGATAGCGCGGTTTGAGCTGATCACCAAAACTTGGAACGATTTCGGAATTTGA